CATGGCCACCACCGCCGAGTCCGTGATGGGCTTCTCGCACTTGGCGCACCTGGCGGCGAAGAGGTCCTCGTAGTCCTGCTTGCAGTAGGCCTTGCCGTCCCGCTCGAAGAAGGGCTGGTTGGCCAGCGGCCTCTTGCAGGCCCCGTCGCAGCAGAAGCAGTCCTCGTGCCAGGTCTGGCTCATCGCGCAGATGGTCCGCTCCAGGATCGGCTTCTGGCAGCCGGCGCAGGTGTTCGTGTACCGCTCCTCGAAGCACTTGCCGCACACCGGCTCCCCGCTCTGGATGTTGAAGGTGGCGTCCACAATCTGCTCCTCGCAGTGCTGGCACAGAAAGTGCTCCGGATGCCACGTCTTGCCCAGGGCGGTGATCATCCGCTTGGTGATGGCCTCGTTGCACTTGTGGCACACTATGTTGTCCGACATCTTGGGTATTGGGATTGCTATCTGCAAGTGGAAGATGGGTTTTTGATTATAAACTGGAAAAATGGATATATAATCGTTGAAAGAGCTTCTAT
This genomic stretch from Drosophila gunungcola strain Sukarami unplaced genomic scaffold, Dgunungcola_SK_2 000001F, whole genome shotgun sequence harbors:
- the LOC128261344 gene encoding paxillin-like, with the protein product MSDNIVCHKCNEAITKRMITALGKTWHPEHFLCQHCEEQIVDATFNIQSGEPVCGKCFEERYTNTCAGCQKPILERTICAMSQTWHEDCFCCDGACKRPLANQPFFERDGKAYCKQDYEDLFAARCAKCEKPITDSAVVAMNVKWHRDCFRCNKCENPITTQTFRIDGDKPVCPACN